ATCAGAGTCTCGATGTAGATGTGCTCGCGATATTGCAGGTCGCCCGTCATGCGTTTGAACAGCAGATCGGCGGCCCGGTTGCCAATCTCGTATTTGGGCACGTGAAAGGTGGTGAGCGGCGGCGTCACCAGGCTGGCGAGCAGGATGTCGTCACCGCCGACGATGGCAAGATCACCCGGCACGTGCCGCCCGGCCTCGACGGCAGCGCGCAGGATGCCCAACGCCACGAGGTCGTTCCCGCCGACGATCGCGTCTAGCTCCGGGTGGCGCGCCAGCAGAGTTTGTGCTGCTGCATAGCCTGCCTCCCAGGTGGGCAGGCACTGCATGCACCAGTCGGGATTCGCTTCCAGGCCAAAGCTCCCTAGCTCGTCCAGAAACTGCTCGACTTCGACCGCCCACTGGCTGCGCTTCAGGCGCAGGTAGCCGATGCGCTTATGGCCCGTTTCGGCCAGGTAACGGCCAGCACGCAGCGCACGCACGCCGAGCGCGTCGCGCCCTTTCACCACGCTGGCGAGATGCTTGGGCACCTGGCGGTTGACCACGACCACCGCCTGGTGCTGCTCGATCAGGGCGTACAAATCGTCGTCGGGCAGGCGCGAGCTGCAAATGATGATGCCGTCCACGGTGGAGTCTTCGAGCTGGCTGAGCACCGCGTGCTCGCGCGCCTGGTTTTCGTTGGTGTTGGCCAGCAGCACGCTGTAGCCGCGCTCCCAGGCCAGATCCTCGACGCCCTTCACGATTTCGGCGAAATAGGGATTGGTGATGTCCGGCGTGATGACCGCGATCATCAGGGTCTGGTTGGTAACCAGCGTCCGCGCGGCGCGGCTGGGACGGTAGTCGAGGCGGGCGATCACTGCGCGCACGTGCTCGCGCGTGGCATCACTGATGCGCCCCGTGTTGTTGATCACGCGCGACACCGTCATCGGCGAGACACCGGCCTCGCGTGCGACGTCGTGGAGGGTGACGCGGTCGCGCCGCTGGTTCATTGCAACAGTCCAGTTGACAGGTTGAAAAAAGTTGCATACACTGATAGCAGAAATGAGTTAGCGCTAACATCCCGGATTTGGATGTAAGCGTCATCGAGTTAACGCTAACTCTTACGAATATACAGGATTATTGCACGCCTTTCAAAACTTAACATCGCTCGTACATCGCCGTTCACGCTCAGTTTCGTTCACCCATAGGCTTAAAAACTCCCGCGCTGCTGTGGGAGCAGATCGTTAGGCGCTTAACACAAAGAAACCTTTAGGTCCAGTTAACGCTCTCGTGAGCGTTAACGAGAAAGATTTTTAACAATGCCACCTCCTCAACGGGTTACCATGGCCGATGTCGCTCGCGAAGCCGGTGTTTCGCTCATGACCGTCTCGCGCGCGGTGAACGGCAAGGACGAAATCAGCGACGAGACGCGCCAGCGCATTCAGGCGGTGATCAGCCGCCTGGGCTACCGCCCCAGCGGAATCGCCCGCAGCCTTGCCACCAATCATACATCGACCATCGGGCTGGTCGTCCTCGACAATACGAATCCCTTTTTCTCTGAGATCGCGCGCGGCGTCGAACAGGTCGCGTACGAGACCGGCTACAAGGTCTTCCTGTGCAACACGGACGAAAACATCGAGCGTGAGGCGGAAATGCTGCACTCGCTGGAAGAAAAGCGCGTGGATGGCATCATCGTTGGCGGATCGCGCCTGGACGACGGGCCGCTCTACGCGGGCCTGCGCAGCCATCCGGCAGCGGTCCTCGTAAACCGCGTGCTGTCGTATGGCTCGTTTGGGACCGTGCTGGTCGACGATGACTATGGTACGCGGCGCGCCGTCGAGCATCTGATCGAAGCCGGTCACCGCGCGATCGGTTTTCTGGCCGGGCCGCCGCGCTCCTACAGCGGCCAGATTCGCGCCGCCGCCTATCGCACAACGCTGAAGGCTGCCGGGCTGACCGTCCGCGCGGACTGGGAACTGGGTGGCGCGCCGACTGTCGCCGGGGGTCAAGAAACCGCGCTGCGCTTGCTGCGTGACCACCCTGAGCTAACCGCCCTATTTTGTTACAACGACCTCAGCGCTGTGGGTGCGCTGCAAGCCTGCGCCGCGTTGGGGCGTGCCGTGCCCGATGACGTCGCCATCGTCGGTTTTGACGACATCGCGATGGCCGCAATGGTGACGCCCGCGCTGACGACGTGCCGCGTCCCGGCCTATATGATGGGGCGGCAGGCTATGGACCTGCTGCTGGCGCATATCTGCGGGTGTTGCGACGAATGCGAAAACATTGTTTTTCAACCTGAGCTGGTGGTGCGCGCGAGTGCGCCCCGGCGCAGCCCTACGTATTCCGGTTCTCCGGTAAGCGGGTAACACGGGCACGCTTGTTGCGGCGAGGGGCCGCGCGAGCAGACAGAAAGGAGAGGCAGTCAACACGTCCCTAAACGCAGTATTCCGCTCAACCAAAGTCTTTGGATTTGAAAATAAAAGGAGTACTCATGTTGAATAAACGCACCTTGTTAACCTTGACAACCCTGGTCCTCGTGGTGGCGCTGGCCGTCCCCGCGCTGGCTCCGGCGGTGCCGGTTGCCGCCCAGGGCGATGAGACCTACAGCGAAGCCCCGATGCTGGCCGAAAAAGTGGCCGCCGGTG
This sequence is a window from Aggregatilinea lenta. Protein-coding genes within it:
- a CDS encoding LacI family DNA-binding transcriptional regulator, producing MNQRRDRVTLHDVAREAGVSPMTVSRVINNTGRISDATREHVRAVIARLDYRPSRAARTLVTNQTLMIAVITPDITNPYFAEIVKGVEDLAWERGYSVLLANTNENQAREHAVLSQLEDSTVDGIIICSSRLPDDDLYALIEQHQAVVVVNRQVPKHLASVVKGRDALGVRALRAGRYLAETGHKRIGYLRLKRSQWAVEVEQFLDELGSFGLEANPDWCMQCLPTWEAGYAAAQTLLARHPELDAIVGGNDLVALGILRAAVEAGRHVPGDLAIVGGDDILLASLVTPPLTTFHVPKYEIGNRAADLLFKRMTGDLQYREHIYIETLIRRDSAP
- a CDS encoding LacI family DNA-binding transcriptional regulator, producing MADVAREAGVSLMTVSRAVNGKDEISDETRQRIQAVISRLGYRPSGIARSLATNHTSTIGLVVLDNTNPFFSEIARGVEQVAYETGYKVFLCNTDENIEREAEMLHSLEEKRVDGIIVGGSRLDDGPLYAGLRSHPAAVLVNRVLSYGSFGTVLVDDDYGTRRAVEHLIEAGHRAIGFLAGPPRSYSGQIRAAAYRTTLKAAGLTVRADWELGGAPTVAGGQETALRLLRDHPELTALFCYNDLSAVGALQACAALGRAVPDDVAIVGFDDIAMAAMVTPALTTCRVPAYMMGRQAMDLLLAHICGCCDECENIVFQPELVVRASAPRRSPTYSGSPVSG